The Phragmites australis chromosome 1, lpPhrAust1.1, whole genome shotgun sequence genomic interval ttcccgtgcaagcttttctaggatcatccccccggccgaatctctaaaaaggggtctctcgggatccctgcgacaggagttcgcTCTCCGACAAACACCTATATATACATTTAACTAGAAACTCATAGATTTTCAAGCACTTCAAGAAGGTGGCCAACGACACCTTTCATTCCCTTCATCCGATCTGGATCTATGTTTCCATTTACGCGCAGCATATTATAGCAAAATTTCTGTTCATCCCTCTCTTTAGTCTATGAAATTTATAAACATTTTCCCCCATTTTAGCTATTAAAATGCTCCATTTCGTCCAGACTCAATGGATCTGGAAGAAGTCCTTGATCGGTTTGGGTTTGATCTTGCAGAGCCTGTGCAGCCACCTGGGCTTAGCAACATGCTCATGCTCATGCTCCATCGCCTCTACCTCCACAACTACCAACAgaaccctccccccccccccccaccggcgGAGCCGCCCGCTGCCACACCCATACACTCGATAGGCGATTCTACCATAATATTCACATACCCGAAATGATTTGGAGGAGACTGTTCCGTACCTCCTGTAGCCACTCCTGGTCACCGGCGCGCCGCCTCCGGTGATGTTGCTGCTTCCCTCCACACGTGCACCTGGGGGCAGCCTCCAGGATACTCTTACCGTCTCTATCAACCTTCCTCCGCCCTCGCGTGTGCCACCGTCGCTGCTCCTCGCTTTCGCCTCTTCGGCCCGAACGCGCGCCCGTAACCGCCTGCTCCTACCCCGCATGGGAACCTCTCTCTTATCCCATCCAACGCTGACCCGCGACGGGAAGCCTTTGGAGCTCGCGTTTCATTCTCATCATGGTCCTTTTCCATTGTGAGGGGAATGAGAACCGCGATGAGAacctgttggagatggccttaccCTCTCGTGTCTCATCCGAGCAAGGTGGTGACTTTgatcataatatttttataatgcATTTTTCATGATAATAAGATTATGATCATTGTAAACTACTTTCAAATACTAATAGAAGGGTACCAATTTTATATCGCAAAATCTTTGTAGGGTTAGACTAATtgttaattaaaaattaaaaaaaatgaatcttGCAACGCGTGTCGGCGTGTGCACcttataaaaagaaatagagtAGCTTCTTTTAACGGCTTTGCAAGTTATACAAATGTTGGTTATTTGATTCAATTTGTCAAGAAAAATATGACTTCTGCTTTAATAAGACAAGTGGTAAACTCCACGGTTTGCCGCCCAAAAACTTTGATGCTCTTGAGCTCTTCTCCTGTGCTGCCGTACAAAGCACACACCGACACACGTGTTCGCTCGGCACGGTGGATGTGGTCTGGCCGGCCGCCGTGAAACGCAGGCGGTTCTCTAATCAGTCTGCGCGAAAGCTGCGAGCTCGTTTCGCTGTGTGTGGATTAACCCAGACGCCGTGAAATCCTCGTGCAACTGGGATGGGAATCAATAGGTGGTTATCCATCCAGATACTCTTGAGGTTTGGACGCGCACGTGCAGCTCCTGCGCATGAGTGACAGGACGCGGAATTGTATCGCCACCTCTGGGCTCACGAGTTGAATTCGCCGTTTCCAAGGTATTGTAAAATTTGTGGTGTGTCTGTTGACACCATCTCCTCCGTTtgaagggaaaaatgcaaaatccTCTCAAAAATCACTTAGATTTTGATCTTCTCCTTAAAAATTGTTTTTTCGCAAAAGAACCCcaaatatttgattttattaCAAAAACacccaaaatttcaaaaaaaaaaaatctaaaaaaactagagacaattctaagactttttgtgaaatttatttttaaaaataatatcatttgcatcatatttcatggagatgaagtttgaaaaaaaaaaggaaaaacatgcagctcatttattaatttgagttaaatgcatagttaattatttactaatccaaaaattatgaaccaatttttttgtcttcttacATGAGCCTCTatctttaaaaatacataaaatcttgaaatatttattgtaacgtgcaggattagtaaatgtgttgcagatagattaattcataactaatccataacactcccaaaattagtgaaactatttttattagtttacttttATCACttgcatattttcctttttttctaaatttcctctccatgaaatatagtgcaaataatattatttttgaaaacaaatttcacataagGTTTTAGAATCAAGTAATTTTTGGaaggtttttgcatttttttcccCCGTTTGAAGCACAATCCGTGTGAATGTTCTCTGGACATGAATTTGCTGAACAGTTattcctgcaaaaaaaaaaaatactgaacAGTTCGTGTTGACTTTTGATCCTAGCTCCACATCTTGTTTGCTGACCAACAAAGTTCTCCTTCTCCAGCCGTCGGCTGGAAATGCAACTCTCTATGGACGTGCAGAGAGGAACGACGCAGACTATCCGTTTCCTCCCTCCGCCTACGCGGCTGAACTGAAGCCGTCGCGTTTCCTTCCTCATGGCCATGGGgatctcctcctccgccgccgccggagccgccctcctcgtcgccgccctgctgctggtgctgccGCCCACGGCGGCGCCCTTCTCCTTCACGTATAACTTCACCTCCCCCTCGGACACCCCGCCCCCTGGGATCGCCTTCCAGGGGGACGCCTTCTACAACAAGGCCGTCCGCCTCACCCGCGACGAGCGCCTCGGCCCCATCACCAGCAGCGCCGGCCGCGCCTTCTTCTCCCGCGCCGTCCCGCTCGCCGACCCCGTCTCCCGCCGCCCGGTCTCCTTCGCCACCGCCTTCGCTTTCTCCATCGCCGCGCCCGACCCGGCCTCCGCCTCGGGCGAtgggctcgccttcttcctctcccCGTTCCCCTCCGTCCTCCTCGACAGCTCTGCCGGGGGACTTCTCGGCCTCTTCAACTCCTCCTCCGCCCGCGGGGGCGGGGGACGGCTCGTCGCCGTCGAGTTCGACACCTACAGGAACGAGTGGGACCCCAGCGACGACCACATCGGCGTCGATCTCGGCGGGATCGtctcctccgccaccgccgacTGGCCCACCAGCATGAAGGACGGCCGCACGGCGCACGCGCGCGTAGCGTACGACGGCGACGCCAAGAACCTCACCGTCGCGCTCTCCTACGGAGACGCGCGCCCCGCCGCCACGGACGTCCTGCTTTGGTACGCCGTCGATCTGAGGGACTACCTGCCGGACTCCGTGGCCGTCGGATTTTCCGCCGCCACGGGCGAGGCCGCGGAGCTGCACCAGGTGCTGTACTGGGAGTTCACCTCCACCGTCGACCCCAAGGAGGAGACGGTGATcttgtgggtggtgctaggattGTGCGCGttgcttcttgtgcttgtcggcGCAGGGGTCGTTTGGTTCGTGAGGCAGTGGAGGAAGGCCGGAGAACTCATCGACGGTGACATCGACATCGACGACGTGATGGGAGGCGATTACGATGAGCTTGCCGATGAGTTTGTAGTCGAGAGCGGCCCGAGAAGGTTCCGGTACGGCGAATTGGCGACGGCGACGAAGAATTTCGCCGAGGACAGGAAGCTCGGGCAGGGCGGGTTCGGCGCCGTGTACCGGGGCTTCTTGAAGGAGCTCGGCTTGGAGGTGGCCATCAAGAGGGTGTCCAAGGGCTCGACGCAGGGGCGCAAGGAGTACGCGGCCGAGGTGCGCATCATCAGCCAGCTGCGCCACCGCCACCTCGTCCGCCTGGTCGGCTGGTGCCACGAGCACCGCGGCGACTTCCTGCTCGTGTACGAGCTCATGCCCAACGGGAGCGTCGACCACCACCTCTACGGCAAGAGCGTGCTCCTCACCTGGCCGATGCGGTACGACATCGCACTAGGCCTCGCGTCGGCTATGCTCTACCTCCACGAGGAGTGTATGCAGTGCATTGTCCACCGCGACATTAAGCCGAGCAATGTCATGCTGGACGCTACCTTCAGCGCTAAGCTCGGGGACTTTGGCCTTGCCAAGCTTGTTGAGCATGGCAGCCAGCCATACACCACTGCCCTGGCCGGCACATTGGGCTACTTAGCGCCAGAATGCGTGATGACAGGCAAGGCAAGCCGGGAATCggacgtgtacagcttcggtGTCGTGGCACTGGAGATCGTGTGCGGACGACggccggcggagctcactgagGAGCCAAGCAAGGCAAGGCTGGTGCCATGGGTGTGGGAGCTGTATGGGAAGAACGCCCTTCTTGAAGCAGCAGACTGTAGGCTAATGGGGCAGTTTGAGGAGAAGCAGATGGAGCGTGTGGTGGTTGTAGGATTGTGGTGTGCTCATCCTGACTATGCGCACAGGCCAAGCATCAGGCAGGCCCTGAACGTGCTTAAGTTCGAGGCGCCATTGCCTGTGCTGCCACCGAAGATGCCGGTGCCGACATACTTCCCGCTGCCTCCTCATTTAGTTGCTCCGATCTCTGTTGAAGGCACGTCCAGCACCGATGACCCAGGTGTCAGTGATTATGGATCCTCAGGGTCTCATAATGCCGGGAAAGGTTCGTCAGTCACGCATAGGCTACTGGAGCCATGACTTTCTTGCACTTGGGTGCATTTTTTGCCAAGATTTTTTGATGTTTCAGTTTGTTATGTTGCTTGGTGTTTTGGCTGCATACGTGATGGACTGATTATACGAATTGAGATTCGTTTGTACAGCATCAAAATATGCTGAATTGTTGATTCGAAGGAGCGGATAACGTGAAATTGCTTGTACTTATCAGAGTGCTAAATTCATTTATGATGTGCTGATGGCAAGCTGCTAAAATGCTTGAGATCACGAACGTGACGATTGGGCAAAAATTGCTTCGACGTCAGGACAGGATACTGAAATAAGCAGGTGCGGTAGTTTTATACGCTAGAAGGACAAGGACCTTGACTGCTACAGACCAAATGGGATCACCAACACAGGATGTAACAAGCAGTACGTGTAGGCGACTTGGGCCAGATGCGGATCAGAATCTCCCATCCTAAACCCAACAGCAGCATATAACCAGGACTTGAGAATTGAAATATCTTACCATTCAAAATTTGACGAATCAAAAATCATGCAAGCGCTGGCAACATGTCGTTCACCCATAAACTATCACATAGAATTAATTGGTAACAAGTCAAAGTGACAAGCTCAGCTCAATCTTTTACATGGTTCGTCACATAAAACCAAACTGCGCAGGTACTAAGGCCCATATATCGGATATGGTGTcgaaaaatatgtacaaatatCATGTTAGCTAATGACATTTTCATTGTTGTCTTCATGATATTCAGTCAACGGACACTACTGCACATAACTGCATAATTAACCTGGTTGAGTACCTCTGCTTGCAGTGTGAAAAGAATTGGATGATCTAAACCTGTACATACTACAAACACTAATAACCCCTAAAGAAATGCTATTTGTTATTTGTTTTCAGAAATATTTTATCTACCACTGTCTACACCATCCAATAGGCAAAACTGTCTTCACTCTCAGGAGCATGCTAAACCATAAACAGATAATTCAGGTCTTCCACGGTCAGTCGAGTCTGGCGGGAACCAGATCTATCTTCCCCAAATGCAGAAGCAACCATCTCCCGTTTTTTCTCCTGAGACATGTACAGCTTAGTTGAGCATCAAGAGACAGTAGATTGTAGAAGTTATTGCTAAACCAAATTATGAACGAACTGACAGTTTAAATTTTGTATGGCCAAGGAATAAAGTAGTTACTTTGGATTTGCCAATCTCAGGACCTCACCAACAGGAAGTCCAGGAAGTGGTACTCATGACAAAATTAGCATACTGATTGAAAGTTTAGAAGGATTTTGTAGCTGTATTTTGATTATTTCAGGTGAATTCTTGTGGCTACGCTTTTTTCTATACTCTGAATTATTGTTTCCAGGGAAAAAGACACATGTCAGTGAAACGAATCTGCTTGTTCCCTAAGGTCACCAGGGAAAACTAAACTTAAGTGATAATGATGTAGACTTGATGTCTAAAAGGACTTATTAGAATTTTCACACTGCTCTATCACTAGACAAGGAGGACCTGGACACAAGGTTGGCCTCCTATGCCCAGTTTCAGGAGGAATCTGGATGAGATTCTTGCCAGAATCCAAACGGAATCTCAGTACCTGATCCAGATTATGAATATAAATGCAGATGATTCGCAGTCCagaaaaaattcaaacataccTGAAGAGCCAGAATACGATCTTCAACGGTGTCTTTTACAGTTAACCGTGATACCGTGACAGGCCGTGTTTGGCCAATACGGTGTGCTCTATCCACGGCTTGGTCTTCTGTAGTTGGGTTCCACCAAAGATCAAGCATAAGTACGTGGCAGGCAGAAACCATGTTCAAACCAAGACTTGCAGCTTTGAGTGACATGATCATAACAGAAACCTGCCAACAGTAGAAGTCAAAAACAGAACTCCATATACTTGACAAGGTTACATAGGTGGATATGCTGGATGCCATTGAATGCAAACCTCTGGAACCGTATTGAAGTCTCTCACAGCTTTATCCCGTGCAGCAACAGACATTGTTCCATCAAGCCTTCGATATgtcaggtgagaagctttcaaaTGAACCTCTAGCAAATCCAGCATTCTAGTCCACTGAGAGAAAACAATGGCCTTCTCTGTCATCTTGGTGTCGACATGTTCTGAAGAACTATTTCCGTTGAAGTCTTCAGAAGTCAGCCCGATTGATTTTTTGCTATCGCTCATTTGGGTGGGATCTATTTCGGGCAATGAGAGAAGAATATCTAGTGCAGCTCTCACTTTGGAAGATGCGTAGGATGAATCGATCCCAGGCCGCTTTTCAGCATGTACCATTTCCATACACGAATTGTTAGGCTTGAATTCACAGGTTAATCCTCTCAGAGAGCATTCAAGAGTGCCTCTCGAGAATAGCGAGGTTGTATTTAGTCGAACTCTGCAATTAGACACTGGGCATATGCTGTCATCACCAGTGAGTTGCTCCAGTATGCACTGGTTGCAAAAAACATGACTGCATATGGTGACAACAGCATCTTCTGGTGCATCCTGCACAAttcatgtttgttaagaatcaGAAGTGCTTCTGCAGCAGAATAGTAAGCACAACAATAGGTACATGGCCCAGCATCAAGCTGCGATCAAGAAAACTGAACATGTGAAATTTATGTTATTCCCTGAGATTAACTTTATCTAGCACAGTTCAAGCTAGTTGGAAATTAGAAACCACACTTGCACTGGTAGAAATGCAAAGTTAATACTAAGATGAATGCTAACTGCAAGATATCTCTCTCAACCAAACCATCAGCACAGCAACACATTTTAATAATTCTTGTTGTTATATACCACTAGCTAGACTCTGGAATTTAACATTCCCATGGTGATAATAGTGCTCAGAGTTCACAACTGTTCTTCTTCGTTCCTACTCTTGTGGATAGTTTCATTCTCAGATAGGCCTTTTCTAGCTCTTTGTACAGTTCTTTTCCTTCGTTGTATGATTTCTGATCATACTTCCtttatttaatatatattaCCACAGTAGGGGGAACCCCTACTGTATTCCCTCAAAAAGAGTTCATCTGCTagtaagaaaaactcaaaaactaaATTATGCAAACTTACTAGTTCCAGGCGTTACTCAAGTAAAGACCAACAGTCAAGAGTATGAAAGCAAATAGCAACATCAAATACAATACAATACATATTACAGAACAAGGTTGCACATGGAAAGAGTGCATAGTGCATACATGGATAGAAATTAAGGTGCAGATAGGAAAGAGAGGAATTCACTTACATTGCAGAGAGCACATATTGCAGAACAAGATTGCAAGCAATTAAGCAATTCTTGCTGCCTTTCCATAGGAAGTTTCTTCGCCATCTCCAGCGAAGACATCCAGCTAGAAGTAAACTCATGGCCTCTTACTAGGTGAGGGTGATCGCATGCCTGTCTGAGCCGTAAAAGCAACAGTAGTATGTTGACATAATTTTGCCTAACAGTACCAGCAGCTGCATATTCCTGTAAAGGAGTTGTAGTAAGCACAGTCTTCCAATAAATTTGCAAATGAAACGTGTAAGCACGCATCGATATCAACCATAGGTTACTAAACATGAAATGGGATGAGTGATGAATCATGTCACATCCCATAAGTGTCACAGCCCACTAATATTCACTTCTAATCAGGGATGACAGTAGCCTGATATATAACTACAACTGGTGCTCAGTAACTGGTTAGTAAGAAAACATTTGTATAATTTAACCATAATTCAAAATGATAAGAGAACAAAAACTACAAGTGCGAACATAGCCATTATGGATTTATACATCTTTCATCATGTAAAAGCATCACTATATATAATTAAAATTTACAAGATCCAAAGATCAAGCTGACAGACGAAACAGAAGAATATATCAGAAAAACAAAGGCTGTTAATAAACATTGTGAACTAACCTTGAACTGTTCTCGTGATTCAGCTTCTAAAGTATTATAAAAAGCACGCTCCTCACCAGTGAAGCCCACTGTCTTAAGAGAAACAGTCTTCGGTGGTAAGGAAATGATTGGTTCCCCATCAAGCATTGTTGCTACAAGACAATAAGTCACAAACAATAACTGAGAGATAAACAAATCGTaatgcaaaaataaataaatataactttCAATGCCAATTGGAAAGATAATAAGAGGATAAGGCAAATGACAGCAAGTCAACTAAGTTGCAATGGAACATAATTTTCAGAAATATCGCCTCTAAATTATGATCTATAACACTGGTGAAGAGCACTAGCACATAAACATGTCTGTGTAACTATGACTTAGCTTAATCGATTTCCCCAAACAAGTGCATTCTTCAACCAGCAGTTGAAATATCACTCTCAAGGTT includes:
- the LOC133921997 gene encoding L-type lectin-domain containing receptor kinase IX.1-like — translated: MAMGISSSAAAGAALLVAALLLVLPPTAAPFSFTYNFTSPSDTPPPGIAFQGDAFYNKAVRLTRDERLGPITSSAGRAFFSRAVPLADPVSRRPVSFATAFAFSIAAPDPASASGDGLAFFLSPFPSVLLDSSAGGLLGLFNSSSARGGGGRLVAVEFDTYRNEWDPSDDHIGVDLGGIVSSATADWPTSMKDGRTAHARVAYDGDAKNLTVALSYGDARPAATDVLLWYAVDLRDYLPDSVAVGFSAATGEAAELHQVLYWEFTSTVDPKEETVILWVVLGLCALLLVLVGAGVVWFVRQWRKAGELIDGDIDIDDVMGGDYDELADEFVVESGPRRFRYGELATATKNFAEDRKLGQGGFGAVYRGFLKELGLEVAIKRVSKGSTQGRKEYAAEVRIISQLRHRHLVRLVGWCHEHRGDFLLVYELMPNGSVDHHLYGKSVLLTWPMRYDIALGLASAMLYLHEECMQCIVHRDIKPSNVMLDATFSAKLGDFGLAKLVEHGSQPYTTALAGTLGYLAPECVMTGKASRESDVYSFGVVALEIVCGRRPAELTEEPSKARLVPWVWELYGKNALLEAADCRLMGQFEEKQMERVVVVGLWCAHPDYAHRPSIRQALNVLKFEAPLPVLPPKMPVPTYFPLPPHLVAPISVEGTSSTDDPGVSDYGSSGSHNAGKGSSVTHRLLEP